In Malania oleifera isolate guangnan ecotype guangnan chromosome 8, ASM2987363v1, whole genome shotgun sequence, a single window of DNA contains:
- the LOC131161382 gene encoding probable galacturonosyltransferase-like 1 — MPQPPHPALLLHLLLLLLLLSSAAVAVSNAPATSLQFREAPQFYNSPDCPSLASQEHPHSCIYSDAAVHVAMTLDAAYIRGSMAAILSVLQHSSCPQNVVFHFVVSASSSPALLRATVASSFPYLRFRLYPFDDAAVAGLISTSIRSALDSPLNYARSYLPSLLPPCVRRVVYLDSDLILVDDIAKLAATPLGGSAVLAAPEYCNANFTSYFTLTFWSNPSLSLTFADRRLCYFNTGVMVIDLHRWRAGDFTAKIEEWMELQKRMRIYELGSLPPFLLVFAGNIVPVDHRWNQHGLGGDNFRGLCRDLHPGPVSLLHWSGKGKPWARLDSNRHCPLDALWAPYDLLKTPFSLDS, encoded by the coding sequence ATGCCCCAACCCCCACACCCCGCCCTCCTCctccacctcctcctcctcctcctcctcctctcctcCGCCGCCGTCGCCGTGAGCAATGCCCCCGCCACATCCCTGCAGTTCAGGGAAGCCCCACAATTCTACAATTCCCCGGACTGCCCCTCTCTCGCCTCCCAAGAACACCCCCACAGCTGCATCTATTCCGATGCGGCTGTCCACGTGGCGATGACCCTCGACGCCGCCTACATCCGCGGCTCCATGGCCGCCATCCTCTCCGTCCTCCAACACTCCTCCTGCCCCCAAAACGTCGTCTTCCACTTCGTCGTCTCCGCCTCCTCCTCCCCCGCCCTCCTCCGCGCCACCGTCGCCTCCTCCTTCCCCTACCTCCGCTTCCGCCTCTACCCTTTCGACGACGCCGCCGTCGCCGGCCTCATATCCACCTCCATCCGCTCCGCCCTGGACTCCCCTCTCAACTACGCCCGCAGCTACCTCCCCTCCCTCCTTCCCCCCTGCGTCCGCCGCGTCGTCTACCTAGACTCCGATCTCATCCTGGTCGACGACATCGCCAAGCTCGCCGCCACCCCTCTCGGCGGCTCCGCTGTCCTCGCCGCCCCCGAATACTGCAACGCCAATTTCACCTCCTACTTCACCCTTACCTTCTGGTCCAACCCCTCCCTCTCCCTCACCTTCGCCGACCGCCGCCTCTGCTACTTCAACACCGGCGTCATGGTCATCGATCTCCACCGGTGGCGTGCCGGAGACTTCACCGCCAAAATCGAAGAGTGGATGGAGCTCCAGAAGAGGATGAGGATCTACGAATTGGGTTCTCTGCCTCCCTTCCTCCTCGTCTTCGCGGGAAACATAGTTCCAGTAGATCACCGGTGGAACCAGCACGGTCTCGGCGGCGACAATTTCAGGGGACTCTGTAGGGATCTGCATCCCGGTCCGGTGAGCCTTCTGCATTGGAGCGGGAAGGGTAAGCCATGGGCTCGGCTCGATTCAAATCGGCACTGCCCATTGGACGCTCTCTGGGCTCCTTATGATCTCTTGAAAACTCCATTTTCTTTGGATTCTTAA